The Desulfobacterales bacterium DNA window GAACAGGGCCTGGGCCAGCAGCACCCGCACCTTGTCGCTGCCGTCAAGCTCCTTCATCTTTTTCTCTCGCATCTCTTCCGGGATACCAAGACCGTTTAACAGCGTTGCCGCCTCTGCCTCGGCCTCATAGCCGTTTATTTCACCGAATGTATCCTCCAGCTCTCCGGAACGGATGCCGTCTTCTTCGCTAAAATCCGCCTTGGCATAGAGGGCCTCGCGCTCGGCCATCACCTTGTAGAGCTTCTTATGGCCCATGATCACGGTATTGAAAACAGTGTGCCCGTCAAAGGCGAACTGATCCTGGTTGAGTACCGCAATGCGCTGTCGCGGCCCCTTGCTGATCCGGCCCCGATCAGGCTCAAGCTGACCGGCCAGGATCTTCAGAAAGGTCGATTTGCCGGCGCCGTTCGCCCCGATCAGGCCATAGCAGTTGCCAGGGGTGAACTTGATATTAACGTCCTGAAAGATGACCCTCTTGCCATAGGAGAGAGCAACATTGGCTGCGGTTATCATGGTCGTGTCCTCATAAAAAAGCCGCAAGGAGACTCCCCGTGGCATAGATTGTTCTCGGTCGGGAAAGGCTGGAGGAAGCGGTACCCCGGGTTGAGTTGTTTATATGAAAATCTTCCCGGACAACGCCCGGTGTTAGAGCAGGTTTTGATTGTTACGAGTCCATCAATTTTGATGAACTGGTAACAACCCGAAAGGCTTCAAATGCCACCCAATAAAATCAACAAGTTACAAGACGAATCACGTCCGTCGAGCGGGTTGTTGCAAGACCGACAATTTTGATCCAGCCATGCTGGTTAATCTTCCGGCGGCAACGGGTTCTCATTTTCCCCGGCGGCATCCTTCTGTTTCTCCAGCTTGCGCTTCTTTTTTTCCTCTTTCTTTTTTTTCTTTGCCAGTTCTTTCTGGCGCTTTTGAAACGAATAGTTTGTTCTGGCCATGACCATCTCCTTATTTATGGTTGGCGTTCAGCCTACAAGACACCCCTGTAAAAAAAGACCCCGCAAAATGCGGGGTCTTTGCCATGGTCGATATCTGTTCTTACTGCTGAACAACGTTGGCCGCGGCCGGTCCCTTGGGGCCGTCGACAATGTCGAAGGTTACCCGGGCGCCTTCCTGAAGAGATTTAAAGCCGTCGCTCTGGATTGCGGAGTGATGGACGAAAACATCGTTGCCGCCGTCCTGCTCAATAAAACCAAAGCCCTTTGCATCGTTAAACCATTTAACTGTTCCTTCTGCCATCTTGTACTACTCCTTTGTGCTGGGTTCCCTGGGGAACCGCTTTTTAAGTGAGCCGGATCATCAAAATACGGCCCGGTAACGGTTTTGTTGCCAAAACTGGATGTTATACTGTTACGCCCCGGCCGCGAGGCCACGGACCAGGTCAAGAAGACGGCCGGGACAGGCAACAACACTCTCCGCAGCCCCACCTTGTTGCGCGGCCCGCCTTTATCTTGTTCTGGCTGAATTTTTTTATGTTGCTGCCGCAAATTGTTGGGGGAAATAGCTGCTGAGGATACCGGGGAAGGGGGTTGCTCAGGGTTACGCTCCAAAACTCGGGGCAAAATATTAAGTTGTGGTTACAGTTTCTGTTACCAGCCCTGTCCTTGTCGCTCATCGCGGGGCCGCGCCTCTTTAACCACTAAATGGCGGTCGTTGACTCTTTTGCCATGCAGTGTTTTCAAGGCGTTGCAGCCATCCTCCCGGTTCAGCATCTTGACATAGCCGAAACATTTTGACTGGCGGGTAAAGTAGTTGTTAATGATCCTGGCGCTGACCACCGCGCCATGGGAGGAAAAAAGCGTCCCAAGCTCGGAATCGGTCATGGTGTAGATCAGGTTGCCAACATATAGTTTCATGCTGCTCTCCTTAATTTAAGTGATCAGCAAAAAAACTTCTCTTCAACGATGGCGAACGATGCGGGAAAAGAACAACGTGGGCAGGGCGGAAAAACGTGAAAGAGTATGCTTCTACTTAAAGTAGAATTAAATATATCCACCCGAAGATACTCTGTAGTTTGTTTTCTGGCAAGCAAAAAACAACCAGGCCGGGGAATGGTTGAACCCGGCGGCCGGCTCCGCCTACCTGACCCGCCTTTTTTTGACTTTCCCGGATCCCGGCTTTTTGCGTAGACCATCGAGCAGATGACCCAGGGCCAGCAGGGGGTGGCGCCGGATCATCCGGGGACCGCTGTAGCGCATCACCTCGCGGATACGCTCCCGCATCTTCGGCTGATAACAGTGGACCGGACAGTTGCCGCAGGAGGTCTTGTTTTCCTGGAAGGGACAATGAGCGAGCCGCAGCCGGGCGTATTCGAGGAGCTTTCGGCATTCTTCACAAAGGCCGGGCCCGGTCCGGTGATGGTCCCGGCAGTAGATAGCGATCATTGCGGCAACGGTCTTGCGTTCCCGCTGGATGCGCGGATGGATCCGGGACATGGCCTGCACCTGAAGTTTTGTAACCGTTCACCAGGGGCTACAGATTTACGGAAACCACCGGCCGGTAAGCGTTTACCAATGCCACGGATTCGTGCAAGCAGGCCGGCGAATCCATAGTATGGCTATGTGAGCCGGCCTGATCGTGCGAAGATGGGGTGCTGGTGAACGCTTACGAAGTTTTTGCTTAATCGAGTGGCTGCCGGGCCGGATACCGTAGAATCAAGCGGCCGGCCTCGACGGGTTCAATCCCCAGGCTGGCGGCGATCTCGCTCCAGCTCTTCCCCTCCCGGGTATACATCGCCGCGATCTCCCCCGGCTGCCGGTTGCCGGCATGGGCCAGGATAAGGAGCAGGTTTATCTCCCTTTGGTTGAGCCCGGATTTTCTGAACATCCTGATCAGCTCCAGCGGCACGGCATAGAAGCCGGCAATGAGCTGGTCGGCAACCAGGTCCCCGGCCTCGGCAACTGAAACCGAAGATTCGATAGCCTCCAGCACTGGATCTTGTCTTGTTTTTTCATCCATTGCCAGGCCGGCGACAATCTCTGCCCAGGATTGCCCCTGTCGGCGAAGTTCAAGCAGCGACCGCAGATCAACCCCGGCTGCTCCGGCGATCTTCAGGCCGACCAGCAGGTCGTTCCGGCCGACCCCCTGTTTCATCTTGAGCATCACGATCTCCCTTTTGGGCACTGCAAAGGAGCGGGCCAGCAGGCTGTTGAAGCTGGTGGCCAGGATATAGTCGTCAGCGGCAAACCGGTCGCCGGGGTTATAGCCGCGCTGGGTAAAACAGTGGCAGCTGATGGCGCTTTCCGCCCCCGGGCTGCCGGCCGCTGCCAGGAAGAAAAGAAAAAAAACAGTAAAAAAAAGGGTTGTAATGGCGACCAGCCGCTTCATGTTCGGTCTCCTTGTCCGCGCCCCATGCCTTTGTCGAGTTCCTGAAACAGGGCCAGCTCGCGCTGGGCCGTGGTCTCCCAGGAGTAGAACTTCTTGATCAGTTGCGCCCCGTTTTCAGAGAACCGGTTCCAGAGCCGCCGGTCGGTAAGCAGCCGGCAACAGGCATCACCGATGGCGGTGGTGTCCCGGGGATCGACCAGCAGTCCGCACTTGCAGTTCCTGATAATCTCCACCGGGCCGCCGTTGTTGGTGACCACCACCGGCAGGCCGGTGGCGCCAGCCTCGAGAATGGTGATCCCGAATGGCTCATGAAAGGCGGGATTGACAAAAACCCCCTTGGAATCGTAGACGATCCGGTAGATCTCGCCGCCCTCGGTCTTGTACTCCAGATGCCTGATGATACAGAATCTGGGCCCAAGTTCGTACCTGGCCACCATGTCCATGATCTCTTCCATCAGCACCCTTTCGTTTTTACCCATCTTGCCCAGGGTGCCGGCAACCATCACCAGGTTGGCCAGCTCCCGCAGCTCCTTGTTAAAGGCATAGGCCTTGACCAGGCTGATCAGGTTTTTCCGGTATTCCAGCCGGCTGATGGTAAAGACCATCGGCTTGTCCGGCTCGGCCAGTTCATCGGCCAGCAACCTGTTGAGACGGACCCGGGCGCCGGGGTCCCATTCGTTCTCAAGCCCGTTGGGATAGAACTTCTCCAGGTTCACCCCCGGCGGGATCACATGGAAGCGCGGGTCCTCGATATTGATCTGGTACATATTGTACTGGCAGAGCCGTTCCTCGTCAGTGCTGACCACGATGGCCGCGGCAGTGTCAATGGCCTCCTGCTCGGCCTTGAGCCGCTCGCTGAAGTGATACTCTTTGTCCATGTCGGCAAAATTTGCATCATTGACCCCGATCCGGCTCATCTTGGGCTTGCCCAGGGAATGAGCGGTGTGGACCTGGGGGATGCCCAGTTCCCTGGAGAGCCGGGCGCAGACCAGGCCGGAGTCGGCGTAGTTGCTGTGCAGGATGTCCGGTTTACGGCCGATCCTGTCGATATATTTCCTGCAATTGGCAATGAATTCATCAAGATAGGGCCACAGTTCCACCTTCATCAGGTACCGTGCGGGACCGCACTCGATCCGGACGATGTTTACCTTGTCGGCCACCGGCTCGATCACCTGGTCATAGCCGGGATACTGGGGATCCATGATCCGCCGGACAATGATGTCCACCTTGTCCACTGCCTCCAGTTTGGCCAGTTGCGCGGCCAGGTAGCGGACATAGATGATCTGGCCGCCGGTGTCCTCATCGCGGCCCAGCTCCAGGTTCTCGCTGCGAAACAACCCGTGCATGCTGTGCATCTGGATATAGAGCCCCATGCCTACTCCCCTTGTTCCGTGAACAGTTGAAAGTGAAAACAGCCTTCCATGACCCCGTTGACAAAGTCTGCCGAGGCAAAAAAGATCCGCGCCTCAATCCCCTTCTGCCGGGCCAGGCGCCGCGCCTCGGCCTTGACCGGTTCGGCGGTGTTGTTGACCACGATGGCGTTAAAACCGCTGACAAAGGCCGGCAGGTCATTGCCCGAATCCCCGGCATAGACGACCCGCTCCCGGGCCAGGCCCAAAACCTGGCGGAGATAGCCAAGGGCATAATCCTTGGCCGCGCTCTCCGGCAGCACATCCACCAGGCCGATATTTTTTCCGGAATCCACGCTGTAGATGATATTGGCCTTGACGCCGCTTTCAGCCAGCCGTTCCCGGATCCCGTCGATAACCCGCCGCTGTTCCTCGGTGCGGGCCAGATAATAGCTCTGCTTGAACTCCTTCTGCCGCTCAGGCTCCTGCACGGTCAGCAGGGGGATGTCAACGAGCAGCCGGCCGATATCCCTGCCGGTCAGCCCGTGCCAGCTCTTTTTCAGTTCAGCACGAAAGCCCTGGTCCGGCTGCCACCTGTTTTCCCGGTAAAAGTAGATCGAGGTGCCCACGTCGCAGACCAGGATGTCGGGCCGGGGCAGGCGGTACCGCTCAACCCCGGCCAGGGCCAGTTGCAGATGGCGACCGGTGACATAGGCCAGGCCGACATTTTCATGGCGCTGGAGCAACCGGGTGAACCGTTCGATTTCGCTGGCCCGTTTCGGCTGATCGTCAAGCGGGATGACCGTGCCGTCCATATCACTTGCCAGGAGTGTGTTTTTCTTCATCTGCCCTCTGTGCCGATTCCAGCCGGACACTCCTCAGGGTGCGCAACAGTGATATTTAGCTGAACCGTTGACAGCTTGAGGTGATATTCCATCCAATTTATGGTAGTATTATTGACCGCCACCCCTGATCAACGGAGAATAAAAAACATGACCTTTTCCTGTGGCAACCATGATTTTGAAACAGATAGCTGTACAAAATTAAAGACAAAATGCATCATGGGTAGACGTGGCTGCGTTCTGGAGGGCAAGGTGCGGGTCAGCGAAGAAATCCTCAAGCGACTGGAAGAGCTGGAAAAAACCGCCGCAATTAAAAAAAGCCGCCCCAGGCCGAGAAGATGAACCCGACGCCAGCCCCACCGGATGACAGTTTCCGGATCAGGTGCCCGAGACTGGGCCACCAGATCCACTTTTCTTACTGCCGCCGGGAAAACCTGGGCATCCCCTGCGCCAAGACCCTTGACTGCTGGTATCCCTATTTCCCGGTGCAGGATTTTTTACAACAGGAGCTTACTCCCACGGAATGGCGCAACGCCTTTGCCGCGCCGGTAAAAGCAAAAATAGTCTCCCTGGCGGAGCTGATCGAACAGGCGCGGAAAAGGGCAAAAAAATAATCCGTTGGCCGCGCCTATTTCCAGAACCGCCAGCCCTTGGCAGGGGGGCTGGCAAAGAGATCCAGCACCTCCTTGCGCCGATGCAGCCGGGCCAGCTCGACAGGCGTATGGCCCTGGACAGTGACCAGGTCGGGCACCTTGCCGTGCTCAAGCAGCAGCCGGGCAATCTCCTCATTGCCGGTCAAGGCAACAATATGAAACAGGGTCCAGCCGGCCACGGTGGCCGCGTTGAGATCACCGCCCCGGGCGAGCAGGGCGCGGACCACATCCGCCTGTCCTTCCTGGCAGGCGATATGGAGCGGGGTGACGCCGCCGCCGAAATCAACATCCAGGGCAACACCCTGGTCGAGCAATTCCTCCACCTGCTCGACCGACCCCTCTTCCACTGCCCGGCGAAAATCATCCAACAATGACTGCTCTCCCTGCTCTTTCATCTCTTCTCTGCTGGAAACGGACATTCCAACTCCTTTCTGGGTAGACCCGGATTATTGTCCTTTTTCGTTGCGGCTGTCTTCCCCCGGCCCTGCTGATGTATCGGCAGGCTAAAAGATCTGCCGCCAAAAAGCAACCGGTCCGCAACCAGGCACCCGCTTTTCCGCCTCCCTTGCTTTCCGCAACAAATTCCCGTAAGCTAGCCGGCCATGAAAAAGGGAACCAAAACCGTGGCCGTGGCCACCCTGGGCTGCAAGGTGAACCAGTTCGAGTCCGCCTCCTTTTTAAGCGACTTTGTCGAGCAGGGGCTGGAGCAGGTTCCGTTCAGCCAGGCGGCCGATATCTACGTGATCAACACCTGCGCGGTCACGGCCAAGGCCGCGGCCCAGTCCCGGCAGATGATCCGCCGGGCCCAACGGGCCAACCCAAGTGCAAAAATCGTGGTCACCGGCTGCTATGCCCAGGTGGAACCGGACACCATCCGGGAGATCACCCGGGGCGACTGCTCCTGCCTGGTGGCCAATCACCAGAAACACCACCTGGTCGCCACCGCTCTCAACCAAACCGCCCCGGACTTTGACCCGGAGATCGGCCGGGAAAAAGAAATCAGCCCCCTGCGGGTGAAACGCTTTGCCGGCCGCAGCCGGCCCTTTCTCAAGATCCAGGACGGCTGCAACAACTTCTGTTCCTACTGTATCGTCCCCCATGCCCGGGGCCGCAGCCGTTCCCTGGCCCCGGAGGCGGTGCTCGCCCAGGCCCGGCAATTCGTTGCGGCCGGGTATCGGGAAATGGTGGTCACCGGCATCCACGTGGGCGCCTATGGCCGAGATCTGTGCCCCAGGGTCTCGCTCACCGGGATCCTTGAACAACTGGCCCGGGCAACCCCTGGGATCCGCTACCGGATCAGCTCGCTGGAGCCCAGTGAAATATCAACGGAACTGCTCCGGCTGATGGCTGAAACCCCGGCCCTGATGGACCATCTCCATATCCCGCTGCAGAGCGGCGACGACATTATTCTCAAACAGATGCGCCGTTGCTATTCGACCCGGGAATTCAAGGAGATTGTCTTGGCGGTCCGCCAGGCCCTGCCAGCGGCGGCCATTGGCGTTGATCTGCTCACCGGCTTTCCCGGTGAGGACGAACAGGCCTTTTACAACACCTGCGAGTTGATCGACCAGCTACCGGTCACCTATCTCCACGTTTTTCCCTATTCCCGGCGGCCGTCCACCCCGGCGGCGACAATGGCCGGCCAGGTCGGCAAGGCGACCAGGGATGAACGGGTGGCGGTTCTGCGGCAGCTGGGTGAAAAAAAGAAAATCGCCTTTTATCGCAGCCAACTGGGCACCCTCCACCAGGTGCTGGTTGAGGGCGGGCGCCATCGGCCCGGCCTGCTTAAGGGATTTTCCGGCAACTACATCCCGGTGACCATCAAGGGTCCGGCCCCGGCCGCCAACCAGGTACTGACCGTCCGGCTTGAAAAACTGCTTGATGATGGAACCGTGCTCGGCACGACTTTCATATAAACGACCCGGCACCCAGCCCTTTTTCCCCATCTAATCCATTGTCATTTCAGCCCTGGACTGCTAGTATATAAATTCGTGCGCTATCGTATTCTATTTCTAGCCAAGTCAACATGTTACGTTTATATTTATCTGCGCCATGATCGGGGAAATCATTGCCATCGGAGATGAATTGACCTCCGGCCGGGTGTTGAACACCAACAGCCGCTTTGCCGCGGGCCAGCTTTTTGCGGCCGGCCACGAGATCAAGGCGATGACCACGGTGCGGGACACGGCCGCGGAGATCGGCGAGGTGCTGAAGCGGGCGCTCCGCCGCTCTGATTTCGTCATTGTCACCGGCGGCCTGGGGGCCACCAGCGATGACCGTACCACCGAGGCGGTTGCCGATGTTCTCGACCGGCCGACCACCCTGTACCCCGAGATCCTCAAAAAGATCAGCAACAGCCTGAAACAGCGGAACGGACCGGAGCCGCAGACCCTGGAAAAACTTGCCTGGCTCCCGGAAGGGGCAGAAGTGCTGAAGCCCGAGGCCAGAATGGCCGGCTACCTGCTGGTACACGACCGGAAACCGATCTTCTTCCTGCCCGGAGTACCGCACGAGATGCGGGAGTTGATGGCCGACCGGGTCCTGCCCCGGCTGGCGCTCATGGCCGGCAAGACCGCCTGCGCGGTCCGGCAACGGATCTACAAGCTCTTCGGCCTGCCGGAAATCGAGATCAACCGCCGGCTGCGCGAGCTGGAAAAAAGTGATCCCCGGGTGCGGCTCGGTTATTATCCCGAGTTTCCCGAGGTCCATCTCAGCCTGACGGTGATGGCCGACCGGGCCGGGGAGGCGGACTCGCTCTTTGCCCGGTTTTCTCAAGAGATCGAGGCCTGCCTCAGGGAACACATCTTTGCCCGTGACGGGGAGACCATGGAAGCGGTGGTGGGAGGCCTGCTCCTTGACCGCAACCTGACCCTGGCCCTGGCCGAATCCTGCTCCGGCGGGTTGATCGCCCACAAGATCACCTCAATTGCCGGCAGCTCCGGCTATTTCCCCGGCGGGGTGGTGGCCTACAGCAATGATTTAAAGGAGTCCCTGCTCGGAGTGGATCCGGTGATTCTTGTTGAACAGGGGGCGGTAAGCGATGCCTGCGCCCGGGCCATGGCCGCCGGGATACGGCAGCGCACCAGGGCCGGCCTCGGCCTGGCGGTCACCGGCATTGCCGGCCCCAGCGGCGGCAGCGCCGACAAACCGGTGGGCACCGTATTCTTCGGCCTGAGCGACCAGGAGGACAGCAGGGCCTTCAGATTCCATTTTTCCGGCAACCGCCGGCAAATTCAGGAACACACCGCAGTGACCGGCCTGGACATCGTCCGCCGCTATCTTCTCGGGTTGCCGCTGACTAGTGTCCGTCCAGAAATGAGCAATTTTGTTCAAGATCAAGGATCGCGGTAAGGTTTCGGTAAACCCCGTACGTTTGAGGTTGGACCGGGAAAGGGGTTTTCTTATAGCGAACGGTATAGCGGACCCTGAGCCGCAGCCGTGACGGCAAAAGCGGAAATTGAAACAACTTCGGCATGATATGCTTATGGCTTCCGAATCGCCGCCGCGGCGAAGCGAGTTCCTGCTTGATAGCCTGTTTATGAACAGCCGTCCCTTCTCAAAGGAGCGGCCGTTGGTAGAAGAAGACCCCTTTCCCGACAGGAGGGGATTTACTGAATGTTGATGAACTCGTAACAACCCGAAAGGCTTCAAATGCCACCCAATAAAATCAACAAGTTACAAGACGAATCACGTCCGTCGAGCGGGTTGTTGCGAGACCGACAATGTTTACGGATCGCGAAAAAATAACCGGAGTCATATAACTGATATTACGAGGATTATTTTTTGAGCATGACGCCGAGATTGGGCGAAGGGGCCATTTCTGGATGGGCACTGACTAACCAGCATGGCAGGACCAAACTTTATGGCCGCGGCCACAACCAACAATATGAACCCCAATAAAAAAAACTTCCAGGAGCGCATTATGAGCCGTGATGCAAAGAGCAAGACCCTTGAAAATGCCATGTACCAGATCCAGAAACAGTTCGGCAAGGGCGCAATCATGCGTTTGGGATCCCAGAAGACCGAGGCGATCCCGGTCATTCCCTCGGGCTCCTTGAGTCTTGATATCGCCCTGGGGGTGGGCGGCATGCCCAGGGGCCGGGTCACGGAGATCTACGGCCCCGAGTCATCGGGCAAGACCACCCTGGGCCTGCACGCCATTGCCGAGGCCCAGAAACGGGGCGGGGTGGCGGCCTTTATCGATGCCGAACATGCCCTGGACACCGCCTATGCCGGCCAGTTGGGGGTCAATATCGATGACCTGCTGGTCTCCCAGCCGGATTACGGCGAACAGGCCCTGGAAATCACCGAGGTCCTGATTCGCAGCGGCGCGGTGGACGTGATCGTGGTCGACTCGGTGGCCGCCCTGGTGCCCAAGGCCGAGATCGACGGCAATGTCGGCGACCAGCACGTGGGGCTCCAGGCCCGGCTGATGTCCCATGCGATGCGCAAATTCACCTCAGTGCTCAAGCGGAGCAACACCGCGCTGATCTTCATCAACCAGATCCGGATCAAGATCGGGGTGATGTTCGGCAACCCGGAGACCACCCCGGGCGGCAATGCCTTGAAATTCTACAGCTCGGTGCGACTGGACATCCGCAGGATCGCCACCATCAAGGACGGCCAGGAGTCCATCGGCTCCCGGACCAGGGTCAAGGTGGTGAAGAACAAGGTGGCGCCGCCGTTCAAGCTGGCGGAATTTGATATCGCCTATGGCGAGGGGATCTCCAAGATCGGCGATATCCTCGACCTGGCCGTGGGCCTGGATATCATTGAAAAGAGCGGGGCCTGGTACTCATACGGCGGCGAGCGCATCGGCCAGGGCCGGGAGAATGCCAAGAGTTTTCTCAAGGAACATCCGCAAATGACCGATGAGATCGAGAACAAGGTCCGGCTGGGATACGGCCTGACCGCGGCAACCGGGCAAAAGACAGAGGACAGAGGACAGGGGACGGAAAAAATATAAATTTTTACTTTCAGCGTTCGTCATCGGGATAGCCGTCGGGATTGGCCTGCTGCCAGCGCCAGGTGTCAACGCACATCTCGGCCACCCCCTTTTCCGCCTGCCAGCCCAATTCCCGCCGGGCCAGGCCCGGATCGGCATAGCATACCGCGATATCACCCGGCCGCCGGTCCACCACCCGGTAGGGAATCGGCCGGCCGCTGGCCTCACCAAAGGCGGCGACCATCTCCAGCACGCTTAGACCGCGGCCGGTGCCGAGATTATAGACAAATACCCCGGGCCGGCCGGTCAGCGCATCCAGGGCCTTGAGATGGCCCTGGGCCAGATCCACCACATGGATATAGTCGCGGACCCCGGTGCCGTCCGGGGTGGGGTAGTCGTTGCCATATACAAAAAGCTCGGGCAGCCGGCCCACCGCCACCTGGGCGATATAGGGCACGAGATTGTTGGGGATGCCGCGCGGGTCCTCGCCGATCCGGCCGCTTTCATGGGCCCCCACCGGGTTGAAATAACGGAGCAGGCCGATACTCCAGTCCGGTTCGGCAACCTGCAGGTCCCTCAGAATCTCCTCGATCATCAGCTTGCTGCGGCCATAGGGATTGGTGGCGCTGACCGGAAAATCCTCGGTGATCGGCACCCGTTCCGGGTCGCCGTAGACCGTGGCCGAGGAGCTGAATATCAGGTTTTTCACCCCATGCTCCTGCATCACCTGGCAGAGAACCAGGGTCGCGGTCAGGTTGTTGTGATAATAGGCCAGGGGCATGGCCGTTGACTCACCCACTGCCTTGAGCCCGGCAAAATGGATCACCGCCTTGATATCTCCCCTGGCAAAGGCTGCGGAGAGCGCCCCCCGGTCCCGCAGATCGGCCCGGATAAAGGTAAGGGAACGGCCGGTCAGTTCCTCCACCCGGCGCAGGGACTCGGCCTGGCTGTTGACCAGGCTGTCCACCACCACCACCTGGTGGCCGGCCAGGAGCAGCTCCAGACAGGTGTGACTGCCGATGTAGCCGGCGCCGCCGGTAATCAGAACCTTCATCATCAATCCTCCGGATGAATTTGATCGGATATTGGTAACCGTTCACCAGGGGCTACAGATTTACGGAACCCACCGGCCGGTAAGCGTTGACCAGTGCCACGGATATTGTTCAATGGCATCCACGGGTTATGGTATCCCTTTGCACGGTACCCGCCATGACCCGGTTTCGCAAGCTCTCCATGGCCAAGAGAATGAAAAAACGCTATACTGCCTGCTACAATCCTTGATAACAGGAGGTCAAGACCATGCCCTATGTCAATATCCGGGTGGCCGGAAAACTGAAAAAAACGCAAAAAGAAGAGATCTGCGCCGGTGTCACCGAGGTGATCTCCCGGGTGGCCAACAAGCCGCCGGAGTCCATCCTCATCTTCATCGACGAGGTGGAGCACGAAAATATCGCCACTGCCGGCAAACTCCTGCAAAAACCATCCTCCTAGCGACTTCCCATGTCCGAAGCCACTGCGCAACGCCTTGCCGAGTTACGGGACCAGCTCAACTTCCACGCCCACCGCTACTACGTGCTGGACGATCCCCTGATCTCCGACGGCGAATATGACCGCCTTTTTCAGGAGTTGCTCGCCCTGGAGGCGGAGCATCCGGAGCTGGTCACCCCGGATTCGCCCAGCCAGCGGGTGGGGGGAGAGCCGCGGCCCGAGTTCCGCACCGTAACCCGCGCCATTCCCATGCTCAGCCTGGACAACGCCTTTTCCGCCGCGGATCTGCTTAAATTTGAGGAACGGCTGCAGCGATTCCTTAACAGTGACGAGCCGTTGACCTATGTGGCTGAGCCCAAACTGGACGGGTTGGCCGTGGAACTGGTCTATGAACAGGGTCTGCTGCAAGAGGGCTCAACCCGGGGCAACGGCAGAACCGGCGAGGAGATCACCGCCAACCTGAAGACCATTCCCTCGATTCCGCTCCGCCTCATTTCCAGACCCGGACAAATTATCCCGGCAAGGCTGGCGGTGCGGGGCGAGGTCTTTCTCTCCGTGGCCGGATTCTCCGCCTTGAACGCCCAGCGCCGGGAAAAGGGCGAGCCCCTGTTCGCCAATCCCAGGAATGCGGCGGCCGGCTCCCTGCGCCAGCTTGATTCCAGGATCACGGCCCAGCGGCCCCTGGACTTTTTCGGCTATGGGGTGGCGGACAGCAGCGAACTTGCCTGCGCCGGCCAGGGCGAACTGCTCGCCGCCCTGGCCGCCATGGGGTTCAAG harbors:
- the galE gene encoding UDP-glucose 4-epimerase GalE, with product MKVLITGGAGYIGSHTCLELLLAGHQVVVVDSLVNSQAESLRRVEELTGRSLTFIRADLRDRGALSAAFARGDIKAVIHFAGLKAVGESTAMPLAYYHNNLTATLVLCQVMQEHGVKNLIFSSSATVYGDPERVPITEDFPVSATNPYGRSKLMIEEILRDLQVAEPDWSIGLLRYFNPVGAHESGRIGEDPRGIPNNLVPYIAQVAVGRLPELFVYGNDYPTPDGTGVRDYIHVVDLAQGHLKALDALTGRPGVFVYNLGTGRGLSVLEMVAAFGEASGRPIPYRVVDRRPGDIAVCYADPGLARRELGWQAEKGVAEMCVDTWRWQQANPDGYPDDER
- a CDS encoding 4-oxalocrotonate tautomerase family protein; this encodes MPYVNIRVAGKLKKTQKEEICAGVTEVISRVANKPPESILIFIDEVEHENIATAGKLLQKPSS
- the recA gene encoding recombinase RecA, with protein sequence MSRDAKSKTLENAMYQIQKQFGKGAIMRLGSQKTEAIPVIPSGSLSLDIALGVGGMPRGRVTEIYGPESSGKTTLGLHAIAEAQKRGGVAAFIDAEHALDTAYAGQLGVNIDDLLVSQPDYGEQALEITEVLIRSGAVDVIVVDSVAALVPKAEIDGNVGDQHVGLQARLMSHAMRKFTSVLKRSNTALIFINQIRIKIGVMFGNPETTPGGNALKFYSSVRLDIRRIATIKDGQESIGSRTRVKVVKNKVAPPFKLAEFDIAYGEGISKIGDILDLAVGLDIIEKSGAWYSYGGERIGQGRENAKSFLKEHPQMTDEIENKVRLGYGLTAATGQKTEDRGQGTEKI